Proteins encoded by one window of Carassius auratus strain Wakin chromosome 8, ASM336829v1, whole genome shotgun sequence:
- the mapkapk2b gene encoding MAP kinase-activated protein kinase 2b, which translates to MLDDTENKNDAVLSNEQQESQHQISIVPPESTLKIKKKVITEEYKLAGQVLGIGINGKVWEIFQKKSGKHYALKMLRDTPKARREVELHCRASSCPRIVGIEDVFENYYQGKKCLLLIMECMEGGELFRHIKERGDQAFTEREASEIMRNIGEAVEFLHGINIAHRDLKPENLLYSSKHPDAQLKLTDFGFAKETTSNNCLTTPCYTPYYVAPEVFGPEKYDKSCDLWSLGVIMYILLCGYPPFYSNHGLPLSPGMRKRIRNGQYEFPNPEWSQVSEEAKQLICQLLKTDPTERMTIAQFMNHSWINKSMNVPPTHLHTSRVLKEESHVWDEVKQEMTNALATIRVDYEQIKVKPIKDASNPLLLKRRKKMAAAMEETPGQ; encoded by the exons ATGTTAGatgatacagaaaataaaaatgatgcagTGCTTTCCAATGAGCAGCAAGAGAGTCAGCATCAGATTAGCATTGTGCCTCCAGAGTCGACACTGAAGATAAAGAAGAAAGTAATAACAGAGGAGTATAAGCTTGCAGGACAGGTGCTCGGGATAGGCATCAACGGCAAGGTCTGGGAAATATTCCAGAAGAAAAGTGGCAAACATTATGCTTTAAAG ATGTTGCGGGACACCCCTAAGGCTCGACGGGAAGTGGAGCTTCACTGCAGGGCATCAAGCTGCCCCCGTATCGTAGGAATTGAAGATGTCTTTGAGAATTACTATCAAGGCAAAAAGTGTTTGCTTCTGATCATGGAGTG TATGGAGGGGGGAGAACTCTTTCGCCACATTAAGGAACGTGGTGATCAAGCTTTCACTGAAAGAG AAGCCTCGGAAATAATGAGAAATATAGGAGAAGCTGTGGAGTTTCTGCATGGTATTAATATTGCTCACAGAGACCTCAAG CCAGAGAATTTACTGTACTCTTCAAAGCATCCGGATGCCCAGCTCAAGCTGACAGACTTTGGATTTGCCAAAGAGACCACATCCAACAACTGCTTGACCACCCCGTGCTATACACCTTATTATGTGG CCCCAGAGGTGTTTGGTCCAGAGAAATATGATAAGTCATGTGATTTGTGGTCATTAGGAGTCATCATGTACATCTT GTTGTGTGGATATCCACCATTTTACTCAAACCACGGCTTACCGCTCTCACCAGGAATGAGAAAACGCATAAGGAATGGCCAGTATGAATTTCCAAACCCTGAATGGTCGCAGGTGTCAGAGGAAG CAAAGCAGCTCATTTGCCAGCTATTGAAAACAGATCCTACAGAGCGAATGACCATTGCACAATTCATGAACCATTCTTGGATCAAT AAGTCAATGAATGTTCCTCCTACACATCTACACACAAGTCGAGTTCTTAAGGAAGAGAGTCACGTCTGGGATGAAGTCAAG CAAGAGATGACTAATGCCTTAGCAACAATAAGAGTGGACTATGAACAAATAAAGGTTAAACCGATCAAGGATGCGTCCAATCCTCTTCTtctaaaaagaagaaagaaaatggcTGCTGCAATGGAAGAAACACCAGGGCAGTGA